The sequence TTCAAGGCGGCCTGATTTTTTCCACGATACAAGGAACGCTGCAGAAACCATCGCTGCGCACACATCTCTGTGCGCATCTGATTATATCCTCAGGATACATCTCGGGAAGCGGAAATTGCGGGGCTGGCGGGTCTGAAACATTCCCGAAGGATGTGACAGATAACGTCAAGCCTTCTTCCAGCAAGGTACCAATTCACACGTCCCAGCGGCCCCGAAGCACGGCTGCGCATCTCACGCCCCGTGGCGCGGCCCGGCCCGCTGATGTCTCTCATGGCTgctaatttgggggaaaaaaacgtAGGACGTTTGTTCCTGAACCATGTACCAAGTCGCAGACGAAGGCGCAGGCACACCCGCATCTCCCGCCACGATGGAGACGCTCGCCTCGGGGCCCCCGACGCCGTGACCCCGGGACCCGCCGCGCGTCACACAGGGAGCCCGGCGGCAGCGGCTCCCGCACGCGGCCCCGCGACGCCCCGAACCCCGCGGTCCGCCTTCGACCCGACGGGGACCCGCTGGCGTGCGGGGCCGCCCGGAACCCACGGCGCCTCGGGCCGTGGAAGGTTCGGGAAGGCCCTCGAGGCCGCCCCCAGGGCCTCGGCGGGGAGGGGCCGCGCGGGCCcgacgggcggcggcgggcgcgcgccGGGGCGGGAAGATGGaggccgccgccgtcgccgcccaCCTCGCGCCCGTGCGTCAGcctcgcgcgcgcgcgcgcgcccgcccgcccgtcACTCTGCGGCCGGCCGGGCGGaaggggcggggccgcggcgcgATCGCGGGCTCCCCATTGGTcggcggcgggggtggggcttGGCGCCGCCGCCAGgagggccccgcccccggcccgcgggagcggcggtggcggcggcggcggcggcgttgGCGGCGGTGagcgcgggcgcgggcggcggcgcctGGGGCGGCGCGGGTGCGACCGCCGTTGGGCTGCCGCGCCCTCCTCGCCCTCCGCGCCGGGCTCGGGGACGCCGCGCCGGGGAGGCCGGGCGCCCGGTGAGCCCGGCGGGCTGCGCCCCTCGGGTTGGCCGGGCGGGGGCTgaggcggcggggcccggcctgggggggaggggcggaccCCGAAAGCGGCTCCGCGGGGCGGTGACGCGCCCTGCCGCGGGACCCCCGGCTCTGTCCGTTGAACCCCTTCTCTCCTGAGCCCCTCTTCTGCCTGAacccccacctctgctccctgAGCCCCCACCTCTGCTCCCCGAGGCCCCTCCTCGCGGCCTGAGCCCCCACCTCTGCTCCCCGAGGCCCCTCCTCGCGGCCTGAACCCCCACATCTGCTCCCCGAGGCCCCTCTTCGCGGCCTGAGCCCCCACCTCTGCTCTCCGAGGCCCCTCCTCGCGGCCTGAACCCCCACCTCTGCTCCCCGAGGCCCCTCCTCGCGGCCTGAGCCTCCACCTCTGCTCCCCGAGGCCCCCAGCCTCTGCTAACTGGACCGAACCTCTCCTGCTGTGGTGACCCCTCCCCCCCTTTGCACAAACGACCCCCCACCTCCTCGTCGTTTCTGTCATGGGCCAGACCAGCCTTCCCCATTGATGTCATCTTCGGTGTGCAGCTGTCCCTGTCCTTTCAGGGGCACGGCAGCCAAAAGAGTGGTCGTTTGGGTCcgcatttatttttttgtgctgTGGTCAGCTGTTAACTCCCCCCACACAGGAGGGTTGTAGGCTTTGGTTGTTTAAAACGCTTCCCGTGCCGAGGAGGTCGAGGCAGGCCTTCAGCACGGGGATGATTTATTCAGGGGCCTTCTACAGATAATCGAGGCGGAAGCTTTCAGAGGGAATTTGGCcgtattttatttatgaaaataaccCAGGCGCCTCCCCAGGCACCGAGGCCAGTCATTTCTTTTTGGCACCGAGCCCCTCAGTGTAGAACGGGGGAGTTGAACCATATTCTTGAGGATCAGCCCCCGCTCACCTTTGCCCCTGAGGGTTGTGTCTGGGTTCAAATGGGAAGCAAAGGATGTTGTCAACCACCGTGCAAATTTTGTTGCAGGGCACATCGCGTCAGAGCGTCAGGTACTTTGTGCCAAATCATTACCACTTGCCACATGAGTCTGGATCATGACGGGTGCCAAGTATGTCCTCTGCAGATGGAAAAACCGATTATGGCCTGCAAAGGTGACAGCCGTTATTCTGTAATTTCAGGAACTAGAAATGACTTTCGGGTGACAAGTAAAATCTCTATCAGGAGATACCCAGGGGTTGCTCCGGTGAAATAATTGAGTCTGAGCAGTGGGCGCTCCTGTCTGTTGGCACCGATTCTCTTTCCCCGTCTAATGGGGTTTTGGTCGAGTGCTTACAAGGTTACGCTTCCggaagtgtctttttttttttttctcacgctaaaaaaaaaaatgttaacagagCCAGCTATAAAAAGGCATGGAAGGCTGTAACTCAAGGAAATAGCTGGCAGGGAGCCCTGAGATTGAATAACGGGAGTGTGTCAGGGAGCCTCTCCAGCAGCGTGGTGGGAAGAGGGCCAGGTCTCGCGGCAAACGCTGCTTCAGGTCCGGGCCTGCTGCCACCCCCGCGTGCCTCAGTCTCCCCGCCTCTGAAGTCCCACGCGCCTTTAAGCGTCGTCGGCTGCGTTTGTATTCACGTGTTGCCACTGCTGCTTACTTTGGGTCAGCTGTTGTGTCTTCCTaatgaggatttttttcctttttctttttctttttttttttaatgtaggtctTGGCCGGAACTGAGGAGTCAGccaaaaataagggaaaaaagggaTTTTTTCTAAACGTTCAGATACTTTCCCTGGACAAAAAGTTAAGTGTTGTGTTCttgtcatgttatttttttttttccatatgggaTCTCTGATACTAccacgtgccccccccccccaaaaggtgAAGTGCATTCTTAAGGGCACCTTACCTCTTTACTTACAAACACGGTCACAGTAACCCAGAGCGGAGAGCTACTGTATTGATGTCCAGAGAGATCAGTACGAAGTGgaacaaatataaatttaaacgCCAGGTGAAGGCTCGTTGGGGTTCAAGCAGGGCCATTTCCTTCCCACAATGTATCTGTGTGTCTTTCTTTCAGAAACTTGTGCGACAGCCCCCTGAGTTTTGGGATATTTGATGTTTGATCCTGGCCTCTAATAAGAAACTGTCGTTTAGCATTCAGAAGGCAAACGCCTGGGTGTGTGGATGCACATTATGTTGCGTTCTTGACCGTTCTGTGGTGGAAGGACGTAGGTGACCAGGAACGATTGACATGCCTGGGTCCTGTGTCTGATGGGAGAATTCCCAGCTCTAAGTGGAGAAGGAAACCAAGCCAGCTCCTGCACCGGCTTCCCTGGGCCCCCACCCCTCTTTCTTCAGAGCCGGCCCTAAACCTGCTTAGTCCTCAGCTCACACTTTCCCCGAGGCTGGGAAGGTAATTGAATACTGGAGTTTAAAAGGAAAGCGCATCCTTTTAAACTAAAACACGCCTGCTGGGCTGTAAACAGCTTTTAGTGACATTATCATCTACTCTGAAAATCTAACAAAGGAGTTATTTGTGCAGTTGAAAGTGGGATTTGCCTCATAAAAGTCacaatttgaattcatttttacTCTTAAATCCAGCCAACCTTTTCTGTcttaaaaggggaaagaaagaaaaaaaagaaaccacattcACTAGGGTCCTTGCTGCCTCTAACCTCAGGCGTGTGAATTCCTAGTTGGCCATGACTTTTGGTCTGAGTGGAAGGGTGCGACGGAAGAACCTGAATCTAATTCTCTTGTCGTCTAAAGCAAAACATGTTTGAAAACGTCTTGGTGGCATTGCTGGTGGCGTATAACGGCCGTTCCTGTCCCTGCAGAATTAAGGTGAAAAGCATGGAGGCCAAGATCCTGAAGAAGTCTCACATTGAAGACATTGCTTCCTTGTTAGGTGAGAGCCTGTTTTTTAAAGTAACCGAGAGATTTCAACAGAGTAAGAGCCGgtttgggagaagagagagactcTGCTCTGCAAATGAAAAGCCACCCTGTTCACGGTTTTTCCCCTTTGTACAAGGGAACGTGATTGCCCTGAACCGGAGGAGATGACGGATGTGCTGTCGCGAACCTTTCTAGAATTGGCCCCCAGAGCCTCTCCTGTTCGCGACCCCCAGGACGGCTGCAGGGTCCACAGGCCGCACCCCTGGCCTGCAGGGCGCGCGGAACGGGGATGCCTCCCCAAAGAGAGGCGGAGaggcttttcctctttctgtgtgtgttgcTTGTTGCCTAGTGAGACTGTAAGATGGTTCTGCTGTTGGCCTGGGCGTGTGTGTAAATTCTGTTGCTGGGCCCAGGGCGgggggagagaaagggtgtgaGTGGCACCGGCCCTGCTGCCAGCGGGGCCTGCGGGGGCCCTGACCCTGCCTCCTCGCGTCTTGTTAGGTGACGCAGACCTGGCCTGGGCCCCGCCGAGCTCGGCCCATGgttgcaccccccccacccccccgccggtGACCAGCCTAGGCACCCCGTCCACGGACCCAGACACGGGAGCATCCTCTCTCCTCAGAGTGGGAGTGCTTATTCCACGCGCGGAGGACTTTCTGTCTCGTGGAAAGATGGCCCAGGGTTCCTTCCAGCGGGGACGGGGAAGCCGTGCTCCTTCAGAGCCGGCTGCCCGCCTCTCGGATGCCGTGATCGTTCACGCAGTCCGTGTTGGGGGGCTGGCTGTTTGTGGGCGCCTTTAATGTTAAATCGGGGGGAATGCCGTGGCGGGGAGGTATTATCTCTGCCCGCTGAGCTCACCTGTCATCTTGCTCAAATAAAGAGCGCCGCACCTCCGGGTCGGGATGCAGGAGCACAGCTGCGGCAGTGGGAGGCTGGGCTGGAGTGTCCAGGCCAGTGATGCTGCTCGCTGGTTTTGAAGTGCCCTTGCCGAGAAGTGTGGACAGTTTCCCGGCCCACAAAGAGCCTTTtagtcacccccaccccacccccacccgcgaATATGCCGTCAGCAGAGTCCTTTATGCAGTTGGCGCGGGTTTTTATCGACCGTGATTGAGTTTGAAATCGTAGGGCCGAGAGAGGATTTGAGAAACATCTGCATACGTTTCGCCAGGGCCGTATTGTTTTGTAATCTGGAGGAATTTATCTCTGTGACCCCATCACGGTAGGGTCAGCCAGTTGGCTTTTTGGGAAAGGGAAGCCTTGCAGCCCTGAACCAACAGCTGTTGTTTTGTCGCCTGGGTCCCCACTTTGGGAAGCTGTAGATGAGAAGCGTCAGCCTTCCTTCAGGTGCCAAGACCCGCGGTCACAGCAAGGCGTCTCCGCAGGTGGGGCGCCTGTCGGTGCCGGGAGCCCATGCGTCACAGGCTTCGTTTCTTTTCCGTCCTGCAGCGTCGCAGGACAAGGTTCCCACTCCGCCCATGGAGGAGCTGGCCTACAGGCGGTCGCTCCGCGTGGCTCTGGATGTTCTGAACGAGAGGACATGTCCGCGTCCAGAAAGATCTTCCAGGGAAGAGAAGACCACTCAGTCTCTAAGAGCGAAGCCCACGGAACCGGCCTCCTCGCTCTGCGACCCCAGCCCTTCGCCTCTGCTCCACGAAGACACGTCGGGCCGTCCCGGACCCACGAGGAGGGAGCGTGTGCCCCGGAGGCTGTCCGGCCTGCCTGCTCCCAAGGAGGACCCTGAGTGCCAAGTGGACCGCAGGAAGGGGCTCGGGGGGAGCAGAGGCCCCCACGCCCCGGCCATCTGCTCCGCTGGAGGGGGATCCAGAAAACACCGGGTCAACCGGTCGGCGAACCGGACGACGGCTGCCAGTAAAAGGGGGAGGAACCCAGCACGGGGGCCCAGCTCGGGTCAGAGAGCGCCTCCGGCCTCAGCCCTGCGCTCGCCTCCCGGAGGCGGGGACCAGGGTCCCCTGGGTGGCCACCGCGCCAGGTGCCTGTGCCCAGACACGGCTCCGCACGGCCCCGCCCAGCTCGACCCCGCAGAGGAGACGGGAGGTGCCCGGCTGCCAGAGGAAGGTAGAGGCCTCGGGAGGGGATTCGGAGCCGGGGACCGTGTATCTTTAACCAGATCCTAAATGCGGTTGTTACCAGAGTAGATGCCAGCAGAAATGCCCTGAGTCCCTTTCGGCACTCTCGCCCGAGGGGCTGTGGTGGCTTCCACCGCTCCCAGCACTGTGTGTGTTCACTCCTGCTGGGACGCGGAGGGAGGGCATGGAGGGCGCCCCTGCCGCAGCTGCTCCCCAGGGTCAGCGCCTTTCTCCTCCCTGTCGCAGAGGCCGCCACGCACTCCCGTGAAGTCGGCAGGGATCCCAAAAGTGATTAACTCGCTTGCGGGGCTCCTGACTTTAAGGATTCCGGGCGCCTGCCTCTTTGCGGGGCTGCAGCCCTGCACGCTGGCGGCCTCCCTCTTAGTTTTGAAATGCTAATTCGGGGTCTCCGTTTCTGCATGGCTGGGTgcctgcccgcccgccccgcgctgGCTCCCGGGCTCCCGCCTGTCTCCTTCCCCTTTCAGGGGCCctgcccccggcccggccccggggccgccccctccccgcgtGTCCGAGGGCGCCCGCGTGAAGGGACAGCCGCACAAAGGGACCCCCTTGCCCGGTTCCTCCGCCTTCcctgctctcctttctctccttggcCCGCTAACCGGGCTTTCACTAACGTGCCCGCCCGAGCGAGGCCGCAGGAACGGCTGCGTCGCGGCAGCTTTGCTCCCTGCGCCGGGGCTCGCGTGGCGGGAGGCGTGTTCCCGGGCTGAGTCCCCGGGACTGTGACGGGGACGTCTCGTCTCCCCTTGTTGGCAGCCCGTCCGCCTTCTGAGGAGTCGGTGGAGCTGGGTGCGGTGCCCGCGCTCctggaggaggacgaggaggacgaggaggacgaGGAGCCCCCGCGGGTCCTCCTGTACCACGGTACGTGGCCGGCGCCCCCGGGGGGACCTTACAGAGAGCCAGCCTGGGTCCTCTCGAGGACAACCACGCGCGGAGGGTGGGACTCCCTGGGGCGCGACAGCCAGGCCTCGCTGCGGTCCCCTCGCAGGGGACGGGGGAGGGCAGCCTGGGGAACACACAGGCTCTGTCGCCACCGCCCGCGTGTGGCCGGGCGCGGCCTCGGGGATGGTGTCCGAGAAGCAGGGGCTCGGGCCCCCCTCACGCATGCGgtatccccctccccccgcccccgggcatGGGCCAGACGTCAGGACCAGCCACGAGCAGAAAGTTAGTTTGCTTTGAACTGAAGGACTGAGGCCCGGTTTCAGTTTCAGACGCGCCCGTTAATCATCCGTCTTAACGGgctctgggtttttttcctgcttccagaGTTgggttttaatctttttattgtgACGTATCCGTGCATTCGCAGGGTGTAGCGCGGGCAGCCCGGGGGGGCTGGGGGCTCGCCTGCTCGCCAGGGGCTTCCTGGCCCGGCGGCCGCCCCAGCCCCGAGGTTGCCCCCTCCCCGCGTGGCCTGTCCCTGGCCGCAGGCTCCTGGCCTTTTGCACGGAACCGAGTCCCGGGCGTGTCCTGCGGGCTCCGCGACTGCTCCCGGCGGCTGCTGATCACTTACTGCAGCGCCCGGCTCGTCACCAAGCCCTCCCCCACCAGTCGGGTGTCCGGGTGCCTCCACGCCTGCGGGCGCCGGGCCTGGGCTCCCGGGGAGTCGCTGGGGTCAGCGCCCCGCGGGCTGCCGGGCGCAGGCGGAGCCGCTGTGCCTTCTCCGCCCCGTTGCCACCTGGGGGGGTCGGTCACCGCCCCAGAAACCCTGGCCTTGGCTCTTTTCTCCCGGCTTTGTCTTCcatttggttttggtttgctgACGTTGGCCCGCCGGCCGCCAGGTGGGCTGTCTGCACCCGGGACCGTCGTCCTGGGGGGCGCGGTGCCCCTCTCGCGCGACCAGCCCTCCGGTGTGCCCCAGGCGtctccccgcccgcccgcccgggtCCCTTGTCCCTCGCAGGCCTTCCTGTGGTCGGTCCAGGGGCGCAGCAGGGCCAGGAGTCACCTGTGTTCTCTGCCTGCCCTGGTTACCTGGTTTTCTGAATATTTGAGTCACTCATTCTGGAACGTTTTTGGTTGAGGCTGTAGTTAGGCTTTGTGAGAAGTTATTTGCCATCGCCTCGTGAGTGTTTAAGTAGGTCTGTTCTTTTTGACCTTTTAAAGCCCCCAGTTTCTCAGACAGAGCGGCCGCTGCGAAGTTCAGTGCCGTGCGGGGCCGTCCCTGTGTGCCGTGGTCTCCTGTCTGCACGCACGCCACTCTTTCTGAAAAGCGCTTTACTCTGGAATGACCTGAGGCCCACAGAGACGTTGCAGGGGTGGCCCTGTGCCCGCCGGCATGGCGCGTGGTCGCCGCCGGGAGACCAGCTGTCACCCTGGCCGCGCTCAGGGTCGGGGCGGCACCCGGGTCCCTCAGACTCCCGGGGCTGTGACGGAGCCGCGCCAACCCTGGGCCTGAGCCGCATCTCCGTGGTTGCGTTTTCTTGTCTCCGTGATTCTTTGCTCCAGCAGCTACATTTGGTACTTGATTGGAGTCTAATGTGTCgctttttgtgtttctttctttctttaaattctagAACCACGGTCGTTTGAAGTAGGAATGCTAGTGTGGCTTAAATACCAAAAGTACCCCTTCTGGCCGGCAGTGGTAAGAACACGCCTCCGCCCACTGCCCGCCCCGGCGCCCCCCGAGCCTGTCGCCGGGACCTGGGCAGGTGTTTGCACTGTTC is a genomic window of Hippopotamus amphibius kiboko isolate mHipAmp2 chromosome 15, mHipAmp2.hap2, whole genome shotgun sequence containing:
- the PWWP3A gene encoding PWWP domain-containing DNA repair factor 3A — encoded protein: MTGAKYVLCRWKNRLWPAKVLAGTEESAKNKGKKGFFLNVQILSLDKKIKVKSMEAKILKKSHIEDIASLLASQDKVPTPPMEELAYRRSLRVALDVLNERTCPRPERSSREEKTTQSLRAKPTEPASSLCDPSPSPLLHEDTSGRPGPTRRERVPRRLSGLPAPKEDPECQVDRRKGLGGSRGPHAPAICSAGGGSRKHRVNRSANRTTAASKRGRNPARGPSSGQRAPPASALRSPPGGGDQGPLGGHRARCLCPDTAPHGPAQLDPAEETGGARLPEEARPPSEESVELGAVPALLEEDEEDEEDEEPPRVLLYHEPRSFEVGMLVWLKYQKYPFWPAVVKSVKRREKKASVLFIEGNMDPRGKGFTVSLRRLKHFDCKEKQTLLDVAKEDFDQAIGWCVSLITDYRVRLGCGSFAGSFLEYYAADISYPVRKSIQQDVQGTRFPQLSRGDPEEPSAGSPQGRRAACRKVLPDRSRAARDRANQKLVEYIVKARGAEGHLRAILRNRKPSRWLETFLSSGPYMTCVETYLEDEEQLDLVVKYLQGVCQQAGGRLLARGRGDRIRFILDVLLPEAIICAISAVDAVDYKTAEEKYIRGPSLSYREKQIFDNQLLEERSRRC